The region CGGCGCAGGGGTACCGGACTGGGCGGAGGAGGGGCGCTCGGGGCTGGGCCTCAGCATCGTCAGGGCGGTGATGGACGTCCACGGCGGCGGCCTCGAGCTCGGCCGCAGCCCGGCGGGCGGCGCCGCGGTGAGCCTCGACTTTC is a window of Deinococcota bacterium DNA encoding:
- a CDS encoding sensor histidine kinase, whose protein sequence is ALHTLLDNTRRHGAPPYRLWVERGGGYTRLHLEDGGEGFGAGVPDWAEEGRSGLGLSIVRAVMDVHGGGLELGRSPAGGAAVSLDFPLPERGDG